The window AAGACCAATAATGTATTGATCGACTGCACAAATTGTGCACCTGTACCGGCCAAGACGTAGATGGATAACCCGATAAGCAGGATGGTCCGCTTTGGCAATTTCGTTATAAGGAAGCTCGAAACAAATGAAAAAAAGACAATCATGAGAGATGGAGCAGTCAGTATGAGTTTCAATTTAACTGCACTCGTATCCGGGAACGCGTTGCCGATCAGCGCTATGGCGGGGGAAATGGCCGCTCCCGCCATGACGGTCGCCATGGAAATGGATATGATGGTAGGTTTCATCATTTTATTCATATGACTCACTCATTTCTATCAATGCGAAACTGAATTTATCTAGACCGTGGAAATGTAGAAGATTTTGCGAAATGAAGGTTCTTGAAAGTAGACAATTTTTCCATCCCGCTCCTCCTGCCGCACATATCCTTTGGACTCCAAATAGATTAAATTGGTAATCGTCTGCATGAAAGCGGGCATGATCCGTCTTCCTTCGTGAGTGGGATAGACGATTCGGGATACGTCATACGCCGTCTTCCCTTCTTTGCCGATCGCTTTGTATGTCTGTTGCCATCTTTTGTTGTAATGGGATCGCATCTCAGCAATCCGGCCGGACAGATCCTCGAATAATTCGCCATGTCCGGGCAATACAAGTGCCGTTTGGCAGTTTTCAATTTTTTCGAGAGACTCCAGATAGGCCAGCAGCGGATTATCTCCCATATGTCGGGAAGTAACAATCGGATTTATATGCTTCAATATATGATCACCCGTGAACATCACTTTCCCGTTCTCATCGTAAAAGCAGCAATGGTCTTTCGAATGGCCGGGTGTCCAGATGACCCGGTACTCGGAATCCCCGATGCGGATGCTGTCCCCTATCTCAAAAAAAACGTCGGGTTCGAATTGGAACGTGTCCGGTTTGTAATATTGTTTCGACCTGTCATCTTCGGGAGGGTAAAGTGCGGCCCCGTTTTTGAGCGCGAATGGGGTCATAGCGTCTTCATAATCGTCTTCAAACATCCGGCGGGCGTCCACCAATTCCTTCCGTCCTTTATCGGACAACCAAATCGGAACATCGTATTCCCTCTGAAACCAAGCGGCGAGCCCCAGGTGATCAGGATGGGCATGCGTCACAACAATTTTCTCGATGGGGAAACCTTTGTCGAGGACAGCCTTCCACACTTCCCTCGCTTCCTGTGTGTTATCTCCCGTATCGATAACCGTAAACCCCTGTTTTCCTTCCACTGCGTAACTGTTCACTTCTCCCATATCGAATGGCATCGGCACTTGCAACCGGAAAATACCGGCTCCCACTTCTGTCAACATCGCGGCACTCCCCTTCCTTCCATTCAAGTTTAACGTGCCATAATCGTCCCGCCGTCCACCATGATCGTCTGGCCCGTAATGTAATCCGCATCATCACTTGCAAGGAACACGACGGAGCGTCCGATATCCTTCTCGCAATCCCCCATCCGCTTCAATGGGACGAGCGACACCATCTTCTTATAGGCATTCGGCTGTTCCTCCTCCATCCGCTCCACTCCCGGAGAATTGGCAATCGGTGACAGCAGATTCACCGTAATGCCATAGCGGCCCCATTCATTTGCGGCCACCCTTGACATACCGCGGATTGCCTCCTTTGCCGCCGCATACGAAGCTTGCCTACTAAGTCCGACCATGCCTGCGCCCGATACGAAGTTGATGACCTTCCCTTTTGTCTCTTTTAAATAAGGAAGACTATGCTTCATCAAAAGAAAAGTAGGCCAAAATCCAGTGTCGAATGAATACTCCATATCTTCTTCCGTCGTTTCTTCCAACAACACATTATTTGTTGCGTGCGCATTATTCACCAAGACGTCCAGCTTGCCGAATCGTTCGATCGTCCGCTCGACCAGTTCAGGCAGCTTCTCCCGGTCTCTCAAATCGGCCTGGAGATAAATCGTATCGCAGCCCAACTCACGCAGCTCTTGTTCCGTCGCTTTCCCTTTATGTTCATTCAATCCGACGAATGCGATGGCGGCCCCTTCCTTCGCGAACGCATGACAAATGCCTCGACCTATTCCTGAAGAGCCGCCCGTGATCAGCGCTACTTTTCCTTGCAATCTCATAAGATAACTCCCTTTCCTGGCAACCTGTCACAGAATTGCCCAACTATTTTATATGGTATGATAGTTTGCAATAATACTACCTTGCGAAATGGAGACTTGCCTGATGGAAACTGTCCGTCCCGCCGATTTATTACTTGAAAATGTCTCTGTGTTGACGATGGATCCCGAATTTTCAAAAGCCTCGGGGATCGCCATTGCAGACGGAAGGATCATCGGACTTCTTCCTACCGCTCACTGCTCATGGCCGCTTGCAAAAAACGGCATTCGATGGGATGGCGGCGGCTTGACAATTTTACCTGGATTGATCGATGCTCACTGCCATCTTCGCGCCCTCTTGAGCACTAGTTCTTCCGTCTCCTGTGGCCGTGGGGAAGTGTCTTCCATAACGGAGATGGTTGATAAAATCCGGCGAAAATCGATGGAAGTCGCACCGGGCCATTGGATCCGAGCATCCGGTTATGACGCGGCCCATCTGTCAGAAAAGCGACACCCGAATCGGTACGACTTGGATTTGGCTTCTTCCGCGCATCCGATCCGTCTCCGGCACATCACCCGCCATATTTCCATTTTAAATAGCACCGCCTTGCGACTGGCGGGCATTGGGCGGCACACTTCTGATCCGCCCGGGATTGCGGTGGAACGCGATTCCCGTACATCCGAGCCGACCGGTTTCATCCATGGAGGAGACGCCTGGCTTTCCAAACAAATTGTCCCTTCCTTGACCGTTGACGAACTTCGGGAAGAGATCCCTGCATTGCAAACCCGCTTGCTCCGCTACGGTATCACCGCCGTGCAAGATGCCACACCGACCAATCAAGTACAAGAGGCGAAGTTCTGGCATCTTGCAATTAACAGCGGCTGGTCGATCACCACACAGCTCATGACAGGTTTGCCGGACCACGCATCCTTGTCGGCTTATTTATCTGGAAATTTGCCAGCTTCGATTAGCTCGAAACTGGAGCTCGGCCCTGTCAAAGTCGTTCTCGAAGCGTTGCCTGATATCCATCCAGGACTTTCTGAATTATCCGAGATGGCAGTGGAGGCGTTCCGTCAAAGCGAAAGTTCGCTGGCCATCCACGTCGTCGATCCCGTTATGACATGGACCGCAATCGAAGCGATCCGCCATGTGCAATCGTTTTTTCCCGGCCAAGCGCATCGCCATCGCTTGGAACATTTGAGTCTATGCCCTGAAGCCTTCTTGCCTGACATCGCCCAATTAGGCATAGCCGTTGTCACCAACCCTAACTTGATCCACGACCACGGGGACCGGTATTTGGCGGATGTGGATCCTGCCGAGCATGATTGGCTCTATCGGATGAACAGTGTTCGACAGGCAGGCATCCTGTTGGCAGCGGGTTCGGATGCCCCGGTAGCGTCCCTCGATCCATGGCTTGGCATCCAAACGGCGTGCACCCGTTCAACGATGCAAGGACAATCGGTCAATAAATCGGAGTCTTTATCCCGCTGGCAAGCGTTAGAGCTCTATACGTCGACAGCCGCCAAAGTAGCCGGTTGGGGAAATCTCCGCGGCATGATCAAGTACGGCTTCGCGGCAGATTTGATTGCCGTCAGTCAAAATCCCCTCACCTGCCCGATGGAACAGCTGCATGCGACGTCCGTCCAAGCGACATGGATTGCCGGGAAGCTAGTATACGAGGCATAAATTATCCATTATCTTACATATTTCAACAAATTTTGATGAAGTTAGTATTCTAACAAAGTTTGCGATATAATCGAACTATAGTCACAACTATGTTCGCAAAATCAGATAATGGAGTGATTCAATGTCCTCTGAAAAGCCTTTGCATCGCCTAAATACAGTGAATAATGCCATTTCACTCTTGGCGATGTTCATAAAATACGATTCCATCGGTCTCGTAGAAATCGAAGAGGAGGTTGGCATCAGCAAGACGGCTGCTTTCCGTCTCGTCGCCACGATGGCGGACCGCGGAATGTTAATACGGGATGAAAAGACGAAACGGTATCTTCCCGGACCCTTGCTGTTCCAACTCGTTCGCAAATCACAGTTCAATGATGTCGTAGCCATCGCCCAACCCCATATCCAGGAGCTTGCCGAAATGACAAGCGAATCCATATACCTGTCGATTCGAAGCGGATACAAATATATCTATTTGACAGGTATTGATAGTCCGCAACTGTTGAAAGTGACCATCCCTTTTGGAGACGAGAACGACCTTTATTTCGGGGCGGCGGGCAATTTGCATCTCGCCTATATGTCCCCGGCGGAAATTGAAAATTACGCTAAGCGGACAACCTTCGAGGCCTTCACTCCGCGGACGATCACCGATCCAGCCCAACTGTCGGAAAAACTCGCCCAAATTCGGGAAGCAGGCTTTTCCATCAGTCTCGCGGAACGGATGCCCGATGCCGGCGGGGTAGCGGCCCCTATTTGGGATCACGGTGCAGAACCTGCGGCTACGATTGGAATCTACTTTCCGATGAGCCGGTTGGATGATGACAAAAAAGATCAATATATCGAACTGGTCAAGACGTACGCCCATAAGATTTCAGAAGAAGCGAAAGCGGGACGGAATTAAACTTCCCGCTATGCTTTTTTCCGCTGCATCCATGACCGTTGGACAAGAATACTTTCTCTTCCAATTCCATCGGCTTCAGACATATCCATACTTGACAAGACGAGTGACTTAATCCAACTTGCTGTCAGCGGACTTCTCTCGACAAGCCCCTTCAT is drawn from Sporosarcina sp. FSL W7-1349 and contains these coding sequences:
- a CDS encoding MBL fold metallo-hydrolase, which translates into the protein MLTEVGAGIFRLQVPMPFDMGEVNSYAVEGKQGFTVIDTGDNTQEAREVWKAVLDKGFPIEKIVVTHAHPDHLGLAAWFQREYDVPIWLSDKGRKELVDARRMFEDDYEDAMTPFALKNGAALYPPEDDRSKQYYKPDTFQFEPDVFFEIGDSIRIGDSEYRVIWTPGHSKDHCCFYDENGKVMFTGDHILKHINPIVTSRHMGDNPLLAYLESLEKIENCQTALVLPGHGELFEDLSGRIAEMRSHYNKRWQQTYKAIGKEGKTAYDVSRIVYPTHEGRRIMPAFMQTITNLIYLESKGYVRQEERDGKIVYFQEPSFRKIFYISTV
- a CDS encoding SDR family NAD(P)-dependent oxidoreductase, which gives rise to MRLQGKVALITGGSSGIGRGICHAFAKEGAAIAFVGLNEHKGKATEQELRELGCDTIYLQADLRDREKLPELVERTIERFGKLDVLVNNAHATNNVLLEETTEEDMEYSFDTGFWPTFLLMKHSLPYLKETKGKVINFVSGAGMVGLSRQASYAAAKEAIRGMSRVAANEWGRYGITVNLLSPIANSPGVERMEEEQPNAYKKMVSLVPLKRMGDCEKDIGRSVVFLASDDADYITGQTIMVDGGTIMAR
- a CDS encoding amidohydrolase; the encoded protein is METVRPADLLLENVSVLTMDPEFSKASGIAIADGRIIGLLPTAHCSWPLAKNGIRWDGGGLTILPGLIDAHCHLRALLSTSSSVSCGRGEVSSITEMVDKIRRKSMEVAPGHWIRASGYDAAHLSEKRHPNRYDLDLASSAHPIRLRHITRHISILNSTALRLAGIGRHTSDPPGIAVERDSRTSEPTGFIHGGDAWLSKQIVPSLTVDELREEIPALQTRLLRYGITAVQDATPTNQVQEAKFWHLAINSGWSITTQLMTGLPDHASLSAYLSGNLPASISSKLELGPVKVVLEALPDIHPGLSELSEMAVEAFRQSESSLAIHVVDPVMTWTAIEAIRHVQSFFPGQAHRHRLEHLSLCPEAFLPDIAQLGIAVVTNPNLIHDHGDRYLADVDPAEHDWLYRMNSVRQAGILLAAGSDAPVASLDPWLGIQTACTRSTMQGQSVNKSESLSRWQALELYTSTAAKVAGWGNLRGMIKYGFAADLIAVSQNPLTCPMEQLHATSVQATWIAGKLVYEA
- a CDS encoding IclR family transcriptional regulator codes for the protein MSSEKPLHRLNTVNNAISLLAMFIKYDSIGLVEIEEEVGISKTAAFRLVATMADRGMLIRDEKTKRYLPGPLLFQLVRKSQFNDVVAIAQPHIQELAEMTSESIYLSIRSGYKYIYLTGIDSPQLLKVTIPFGDENDLYFGAAGNLHLAYMSPAEIENYAKRTTFEAFTPRTITDPAQLSEKLAQIREAGFSISLAERMPDAGGVAAPIWDHGAEPAATIGIYFPMSRLDDDKKDQYIELVKTYAHKISEEAKAGRN